GGCTTTTCTTAAATGAACATTATGATTTTGATGAAAAGCCTTTTTTTGCTTTGATTGATAGGTTTTTACAAGGCGAGCCTTTTGAATACATTTTTAAAAAAGCAAGTTTTTATGGGCTTGATTTTTATATGCAAAAAGGGGTTTTGATCCCTCGTTTTGATAGTGAAATTTTACTTGAGCTTGTGCGTAAGGAACTTGTTAATAATCCTTATAAAAAAATTTTAGAAATAGGCTTTGGAAGCGGAATTTTAAGCATAGTTCTTGCTAAGCTTACTCAAAAAAAGATCACAGCTTGCGATGTCAGTAAAAAGGCTTTAAATTTAGCTATAAAAAACGCAAGATTACATAAAGTAGAGGATTTGATTGATTTTAGACTTTGTGATTTTAAGGATATGCAAGATGATTTTGATCTCATTTTTTCAAATCCTCCTTATATAGCAAAAAATTATCCTCTTGATCAATGGGTTTTAAAAGAGCCAAAAAAAGCTTTGTTTGGAGGCATTAAAGGGCATGAAATACTTGAAAAAATCATTCTTTTTGCAAAAGCCAAAAAAGCCAAATGCCTAGCTTGCGAATTTGGTTTTGATCAAAAAGAAATTTTGCATGAAATTTTAGTTAAAAATGGCTTTGAGGCTAAATTTTACAAAGATTATCAAGGTTTTGATAGAGCTTTTTGTGCTAAAATTGCCTAACATTTTTAAATGTAAAACATTAAAACAAGGAGTTTCCTCATTGTTTTAATGTTTATTATAAAGATCTAAGAATCTATAAAAAAGATTACAAATTTAATGCTTTTATCTTTTTTT
This genomic interval from Campylobacter sp. MIT 99-7217 contains the following:
- a CDS encoding HemK/PrmC family methyltransferase codes for the protein MKIKDALKISKKLLQNHENEAVFFLCEYLACDKSWLFLNEHYDFDEKPFFALIDRFLQGEPFEYIFKKASFYGLDFYMQKGVLIPRFDSEILLELVRKELVNNPYKKILEIGFGSGILSIVLAKLTQKKITACDVSKKALNLAIKNARLHKVEDLIDFRLCDFKDMQDDFDLIFSNPPYIAKNYPLDQWVLKEPKKALFGGIKGHEILEKIILFAKAKKAKCLACEFGFDQKEILHEILVKNGFEAKFYKDYQGFDRAFCAKIA